The following are from one region of the Rattus rattus isolate New Zealand chromosome 13, Rrattus_CSIRO_v1, whole genome shotgun sequence genome:
- the LOC116915028 gene encoding neutrophil antibiotic peptide NP-2-like, which produces MRTLTLLTTLLLLALHTQAEFPQGRTEESPDQKLLIMEDQDISISFTGDKGTPLQDADVKSGVICNCRPRGCSSKERVYGECGYNGHILRLCCQPLNTTNKKSPFVI; this is translated from the exons ATGAGGACGCTCACTCTGCTCACCACCCTTCTCCTGCTGGCCCTCCACACCCAGGCAGAATTTCCCCAAGGACGCACTGAGGAGTCTCCAGACCAGAAGCTGCTGATCATGGAGGACCAGGATATTTCCATATCCTTCACAGGGGATAAAGGCACTCCTCTCCAAGATGCAG ATGTGAAGTCAGGCGTGATCTGCAATTGCAGGCCCAGGGGCTGTAGTTCTAAAGAACGAGTCTATGGGGAATGCGGTTACAATGGCCACATTTTGCGACTCTGTTGCCAACCACTGAACACTACGAACAAGAAGAGTCCATTTGTCATATGA